One region of Hoeflea sp. 108 genomic DNA includes:
- a CDS encoding aldose epimerase family protein: MPVSEFGRMPDGSVVEAISIAAGGIEAKVLTFGATLANLVVATPGGPRSVILGFDSLDGYLTHSGYFGAIAGRSANRIAGGRFTLDGTEHQLDLNEAGRTHLHGGSDGFFRRNWTIIDVSESSVLLGLTSPDSDQGYPGKVIVTCRYSVDKSRLRIALGGRTDAPTLMNLATHAYFNLDGSGSILDHRLKIAAEAYTPVDAASIPTGEVPAVDGSLFDFREMRAVRNGPDETHQAYDHNFVLAMQPAPEPWHAARLEGPSSGIRLDLWTTEPGLQFYDGVHLPVAPTLRGGIEGVRHGALCLEPQRFPDAANHPHFPSAVLRPGEIYSQMTEYRFSMVE; the protein is encoded by the coding sequence ATGCCGGTCAGCGAATTCGGAAGGATGCCCGATGGTTCGGTGGTCGAGGCCATCTCGATCGCGGCCGGGGGCATCGAAGCCAAGGTGCTCACCTTCGGCGCAACGCTCGCCAACCTCGTCGTCGCGACGCCAGGAGGCCCGCGCTCTGTCATTCTCGGCTTCGACAGCCTCGACGGCTACCTGACCCATAGCGGCTATTTCGGCGCCATCGCCGGGCGCTCGGCCAACCGCATAGCCGGCGGCCGCTTCACGCTCGACGGCACGGAACACCAACTCGATCTCAACGAAGCCGGCCGCACCCACTTGCATGGCGGTTCGGACGGTTTCTTCCGCCGCAACTGGACGATTATCGACGTCAGCGAAAGCTCTGTGCTGCTCGGCCTGACCTCGCCTGACAGCGACCAGGGTTACCCCGGCAAGGTCATCGTCACCTGCCGCTATTCGGTCGACAAGAGCCGCCTGCGCATCGCGCTCGGCGGCCGCACCGATGCGCCCACCCTGATGAACCTCGCCACCCACGCCTATTTCAATCTCGACGGCTCAGGCTCGATCCTTGACCATCGCCTCAAGATCGCGGCCGAGGCCTATACGCCTGTCGATGCCGCGAGCATCCCCACTGGCGAGGTGCCGGCGGTCGACGGCAGCCTCTTCGATTTCCGCGAGATGCGCGCCGTCCGCAACGGCCCTGACGAAACGCATCAAGCCTACGACCACAATTTCGTGCTCGCCATGCAGCCGGCGCCCGAACCCTGGCATGCCGCCCGGCTGGAGGGACCGAGCTCCGGCATCCGTCTCGATCTCTGGACCACCGAACCCGGGCTGCAGTTCTACGACGGCGTCCACCTGCCCGTCGCCCCCACCCTGCGCGGCGGCATCGAAGGCGTCCGCCACGGCGCGCTCTGCCTCGAGCCGCAACGTTTCCCCGACGCGGCCAACCATCCGCATTTCCCGAGCGCCGTGCTCAGGCCCGGCGAGATCTACTCGCAGATGACGGAATATCGTTTCTCGATGGTCGAGTGA
- a CDS encoding SDR family oxidoreductase: MSENQFGRYPSLKGRSVLISGGATGIGEALVRAFAGQGARVGFVDLAQDEGDALAAELNDGGATVAFRRCDVTDIEAYRAAISEIEALHGPVQALVNNAANDTRHDWREVTADYFDGRVAVNMRHAFFAIQAVAPGMAAAGGGSIVNFGSIGWMKASGGYPVYAASKAAIHGMTRSFARDLGKHGIRVNTLVPGWVMTKRQLDLWVDDAANAEIDKAQCLSGRVTPEDIARMALFLAADDSRMCTAQNFVVDGGWV; the protein is encoded by the coding sequence ATGAGCGAGAACCAGTTCGGGCGCTATCCGAGCCTCAAGGGCCGGTCGGTGCTGATCTCAGGCGGGGCCACTGGTATCGGCGAGGCGCTGGTGCGGGCATTTGCAGGCCAAGGGGCCAGGGTCGGCTTCGTCGACCTTGCGCAAGACGAAGGCGACGCCTTGGCGGCCGAACTGAACGACGGCGGCGCAACAGTGGCGTTTCGGCGCTGCGACGTCACTGACATCGAGGCCTATCGCGCCGCGATATCAGAGATCGAGGCACTGCATGGTCCCGTGCAGGCGCTGGTCAACAATGCTGCGAACGATACCCGGCACGATTGGCGCGAGGTGACGGCCGACTATTTCGACGGCCGTGTTGCGGTGAACATGCGCCACGCTTTCTTCGCCATTCAGGCCGTGGCTCCGGGCATGGCCGCCGCGGGCGGCGGCTCCATCGTCAATTTCGGTTCGATCGGCTGGATGAAGGCGTCGGGCGGCTATCCTGTCTATGCGGCGTCGAAGGCGGCCATCCATGGCATGACACGCTCCTTCGCCCGCGACCTGGGCAAGCACGGCATCCGCGTCAACACGCTGGTGCCGGGCTGGGTGATGACAAAACGCCAGCTCGATCTCTGGGTCGACGATGCCGCCAATGCCGAGATCGACAAGGCGCAGTGTCTTTCGGGACGGGTGACGCCGGAAGACATCGCGCGCATGGCGCTGTTTCTGGCGGCCGACGACTCGCGCATGTGCACGGCGCAGAACTTCGTCGTCGATGGCGGGTGGGTCTAG
- the araD1 gene encoding AraD1 family protein: protein MLMSQIVSADGRGRVAVRDGEVARLVNDAKSIYALALEAVRAGTTLAAVVADRGLGEAVDLVAAQKAGQLSSPVRHPDPAHLHLTGTGLTHLGSAATRDSMHKKALADGEEQLTDSMKMFRMGLEGGKPGRGQAGVQPEWFYKGNGNMVVDPGKPLVSPHFALDAGEEPEIAGVYLVGDDGTPYRIGFALANEFSDHVTERINYLYLAHSKLRNASFGPEILIGELPADVRGTSRIQRGGKTVWEKPFLSGEANMSHTIANLEHHHFKYGVFRQPGDVHVHMFGTATLSFADGVRAEPGDVFEIEAEGFGLPLRNPLKQARASAPVAIRAL from the coding sequence ATGCTGATGTCCCAGATTGTCTCCGCTGACGGCAGGGGGCGGGTTGCGGTCCGCGACGGCGAGGTTGCGCGGCTGGTCAACGACGCCAAGTCGATCTATGCGCTAGCGCTCGAAGCGGTACGGGCGGGGACGACGCTTGCCGCCGTCGTTGCCGACCGCGGGCTTGGCGAAGCTGTCGATCTGGTGGCCGCGCAAAAGGCGGGACAGCTGTCGTCGCCGGTCCGGCATCCCGATCCGGCGCATCTGCACCTCACTGGAACCGGGCTCACCCATCTCGGCTCGGCCGCGACGCGCGACAGCATGCACAAGAAGGCTTTGGCCGATGGCGAGGAACAGCTGACCGATTCCATGAAGATGTTCCGCATGGGACTCGAAGGCGGCAAGCCGGGCCGCGGGCAGGCAGGCGTCCAGCCCGAATGGTTCTACAAGGGTAACGGCAACATGGTGGTCGATCCCGGCAAGCCGCTGGTGTCGCCGCATTTCGCGCTCGACGCCGGCGAGGAGCCGGAGATCGCCGGTGTCTATCTGGTCGGCGATGACGGTACGCCCTACCGGATCGGCTTCGCGCTGGCCAACGAGTTTTCCGATCATGTGACGGAGCGGATCAACTACCTCTATCTGGCCCACTCGAAGTTGCGCAACGCCTCCTTCGGTCCCGAGATATTGATCGGCGAGTTGCCGGCCGACGTCCGGGGCACATCGCGTATCCAGCGCGGCGGCAAGACCGTGTGGGAAAAGCCGTTCCTGTCGGGCGAGGCCAACATGTCCCACACCATTGCCAATCTTGAGCACCATCATTTCAAATATGGCGTGTTTCGCCAGCCGGGCGACGTGCATGTGCATATGTTCGGCACCGCAACGCTCTCCTTCGCCGACGGGGTGCGGGCCGAGCCTGGCGATGTGTTCGAGATCGAGGCCGAGGGCTTCGGGCTGCCGCTGCGGAATCCGCTGAAGCAGGCCAGGGCGAGCGCGCCCGTGGCCATCAGGGCGTTGTGA
- the mmsB gene encoding multiple monosaccharide ABC transporter permease, protein MSTDTAGTTTNAAKATARDAMKENLRQYGLVLALMAIMGFFGVMTNGILFLPVNLTNVVLQNSYIVVMALGMLLVIVAGHIDLSVGSVAGFVGAVAAVLMVDYGFHPLLAAICCIAVGGVIGGAQGYFIAYMKIPSFIVTLAGMLVFKGLLLWLLGGRSVGPFPTGFQMLSAGFIPDVIGRWTIIEPQLNASGAAIPNTGLSLHTTTLLIGVLIVAAMLYFALQSRRSRESHGYEAEPFALFVAKNLVIAGIIMFLMYKFASYRGLPNVLIVMGILIALFVFITKRMTFGRRIFAMGGNEKAAKLSGIHTERLTFLVFVNMGMLAALAGLIYAARLNQATPKAGAGMELDVIAAVFVGGASAMGGVGEVAGAVIGAFIMGVMNNGMGIMGINIDWQQVIKGLVLLGAVAFDLYNKKKT, encoded by the coding sequence ATGAGCACTGACACCGCCGGCACGACCACCAATGCGGCCAAGGCCACGGCGCGCGATGCCATGAAGGAGAATTTGCGCCAGTACGGCCTGGTGCTCGCGCTCATGGCGATCATGGGCTTTTTCGGTGTCATGACCAACGGCATCCTGTTCCTGCCGGTCAACCTGACCAATGTGGTGCTGCAGAATTCGTACATCGTCGTGATGGCGCTCGGCATGCTCCTGGTCATCGTGGCAGGGCACATCGACCTCTCGGTCGGCTCTGTGGCCGGCTTCGTCGGCGCGGTGGCGGCCGTGCTGATGGTCGACTACGGCTTCCATCCGCTGCTTGCCGCCATCTGCTGCATCGCCGTCGGCGGCGTCATCGGCGGCGCGCAGGGCTACTTCATCGCCTATATGAAGATCCCTTCCTTCATCGTCACGCTGGCGGGCATGCTGGTTTTCAAGGGCCTGCTCTTGTGGCTGCTCGGCGGCCGCTCGGTCGGGCCGTTCCCGACCGGCTTCCAGATGCTCAGCGCCGGCTTCATTCCCGACGTGATCGGGCGCTGGACGATCATCGAGCCGCAGCTCAACGCTTCGGGCGCAGCGATCCCCAACACCGGCCTGTCGTTGCATACCACCACCCTGCTGATCGGCGTGCTGATCGTGGCGGCGATGCTGTATTTTGCGCTGCAAAGCCGCAGAAGCCGGGAGAGCCATGGCTACGAGGCCGAGCCCTTTGCCCTGTTCGTCGCCAAGAACCTGGTGATTGCAGGCATCATCATGTTCCTGATGTACAAATTCGCGTCCTACAGGGGCCTGCCCAATGTACTGATCGTGATGGGCATCCTGATTGCGCTGTTCGTGTTCATCACCAAACGCATGACCTTTGGCCGACGTATCTTCGCCATGGGCGGCAACGAGAAGGCTGCCAAGCTTTCGGGCATCCACACCGAGCGCCTGACATTCCTCGTCTTCGTCAACATGGGCATGCTGGCAGCGCTTGCCGGGCTGATCTACGCCGCCCGCCTCAATCAGGCGACGCCCAAGGCGGGCGCGGGCATGGAGCTCGACGTGATCGCGGCCGTGTTTGTCGGCGGCGCTTCCGCCATGGGCGGCGTCGGCGAAGTGGCCGGCGCTGTCATCGGCGCGTTCATCATGGGCGTGATGAACAATGGCATGGGCATCATGGGCATCAACATCGACTGGCAGCAGGTCATCAAGGGGCTGGTGCTGCTCGGGGCGGTGGCGTTCGACCTATACAACAAGAAGAAGACATAG
- the mmsA gene encoding multiple monosaccharide ABC transporter ATP-binding protein: MGQTILEMRDITKTFPGVKALSNVNLSVEAGEIHAIVGENGAGKSTLMKVLSGVYPHGTYEGAIHYEGRECRFHGIHDSERVGIVIIHQELALVPLLSIAENIFLGNEQTRFGIIDWNMARRRAAELLRKVGLRENPDTLITNIGTGKQQLVEIAKALAKEVKLLILDEPTASLSEKDSAALLDLLLEFKRQGMTSILISHKLNEVKKVADRVTVIRDGQTIETMGRDEVTEDRIITSMVGRTMEDRYPTRTPNIGETIFEVKNWTVHHPLHPERQVIKGIDVKVGKGEVVGIAGLMGAGRTEFAMSVFGRTYGTNISGEVWLHGKKADTSTVGKAVANGLAYATEDRKVYGLNLIDHIKHNVTIANLPSVSRKGVIDDMAELKVANEYRRKTNIRSSSVYQITGNLSGGNQQKVVLSKWLFANPDVLILDEPTRGIDVGAKYEIYTIINKLAEEGKGILVISSEMPELLGICDRIYVLNEGRIVGEMAGHEASQEKIMRAIVRGEERAAS, from the coding sequence ATGGGCCAGACCATCCTGGAGATGCGCGACATCACCAAGACGTTTCCGGGCGTAAAGGCCTTGTCGAACGTCAATCTGAGCGTCGAGGCAGGCGAGATCCATGCCATCGTCGGCGAGAACGGCGCCGGCAAGTCCACGCTGATGAAAGTTCTCTCGGGCGTCTATCCGCACGGAACCTACGAGGGAGCGATCCACTACGAAGGGCGCGAGTGCCGTTTCCATGGCATCCATGACAGCGAGCGCGTCGGCATCGTCATCATCCATCAGGAACTGGCCCTGGTGCCGCTGCTTTCGATCGCCGAGAACATCTTCCTCGGCAACGAGCAGACCCGCTTCGGCATCATCGACTGGAACATGGCGCGCCGCCGCGCCGCCGAATTGCTGCGCAAGGTCGGCCTGCGCGAAAATCCCGACACGCTCATCACCAATATCGGCACCGGCAAGCAGCAGCTGGTCGAGATCGCCAAGGCCCTGGCCAAGGAGGTGAAGCTTTTGATCCTCGACGAGCCGACGGCCAGCCTTTCGGAAAAGGACAGCGCCGCTCTGCTCGACCTGCTGCTCGAGTTCAAGCGGCAGGGCATGACCTCGATCCTGATCTCGCACAAGCTCAACGAGGTGAAGAAGGTGGCTGACCGCGTCACGGTCATCCGCGACGGCCAGACCATCGAGACCATGGGCAGGGACGAGGTGACCGAAGACCGGATCATCACCTCCATGGTCGGACGCACGATGGAAGACCGCTATCCGACGCGCACGCCAAACATCGGCGAGACCATCTTCGAGGTGAAGAACTGGACGGTGCACCATCCGCTGCACCCGGAACGCCAGGTCATCAAGGGTATCGACGTCAAGGTCGGCAAGGGCGAGGTCGTCGGCATTGCCGGCTTGATGGGTGCGGGCCGCACCGAATTCGCCATGAGCGTCTTTGGCCGCACCTATGGAACCAACATCAGCGGCGAGGTCTGGCTGCACGGCAAGAAGGCCGACACATCGACAGTGGGCAAGGCGGTCGCCAACGGCCTCGCCTACGCGACCGAGGACCGCAAGGTCTATGGCCTCAACCTCATCGACCACATCAAGCACAATGTGACCATTGCAAACCTGCCGAGCGTGTCCAGGAAGGGCGTCATCGACGACATGGCAGAACTGAAGGTCGCAAACGAATATCGCCGCAAGACTAATATCCGCTCGTCGTCGGTCTATCAGATCACCGGCAATCTTTCAGGCGGCAACCAGCAGAAGGTGGTGCTGTCCAAATGGCTGTTTGCCAACCCCGACGTGCTGATCCTGGACGAGCCGACGCGCGGCATCGACGTCGGCGCCAAATACGAGATCTACACCATCATCAACAAGCTGGCCGAGGAGGGTAAGGGCATCCTGGTCATCTCTTCCGAGATGCCGGAGCTGCTTGGCATCTGCGACCGCATCTATGTGCTCAACGAAGGCCGCATCGTCGGCGAGATGGCCGGGCACGAGGCGAGCCAGGAAAAGATCATGCGGGCGATCGTCCGTGGGGAGGAAAGGGCTGCATCATGA
- the chvE gene encoding multiple monosaccharide ABC transporter substrate-binding protein → MKIIKTLVAALAVSLAAMSYQAHAQDKGAIGIAMPTKSSLRWISDGNELKAALEAKGYTVDLQYAEDDIPNQLAQIENMVTKGAKALVVASIDGTTLSDVLQKAHDGGSIVVAYDRLIRQSPNVDYYTTFDNFKVGVLQANSLLKGLGYPEKPGPFNIELFGGSPDDNNAFFFYDGAMSVLQPLIDKGVLVVKSGQMGMQKVGTLRWDAAVAQARMDNILSANYSDGSRVDAVLAPYDGLSRGIISSLRGVGYGTADQPWPIISGQDAETPSVKAIIAGEQYSTVFKDTRELAKVTANLVDAALAGGKPEINDEKTYNNGVKVVPSYLLEPVSVDKSNYEEIVVKSGYIKADDLK, encoded by the coding sequence GTGAAGATCATCAAGACACTCGTCGCCGCACTCGCGGTGAGCCTCGCCGCCATGTCCTATCAGGCCCACGCCCAGGACAAGGGCGCCATCGGCATTGCGATGCCGACCAAGTCTTCGCTGCGCTGGATCAGCGACGGCAACGAGCTGAAGGCCGCGCTCGAGGCAAAGGGCTATACCGTCGACCTGCAATATGCCGAAGACGACATCCCCAACCAGCTGGCCCAGATCGAAAACATGGTGACCAAGGGGGCGAAGGCCCTGGTGGTCGCTTCGATCGACGGTACCACGCTGAGCGACGTGCTGCAGAAGGCGCATGACGGCGGCTCGATCGTGGTGGCCTATGACCGGCTGATCCGCCAGAGCCCGAACGTCGACTATTACACCACCTTCGACAATTTCAAAGTCGGTGTGCTCCAGGCCAATTCGCTGCTCAAGGGCCTCGGCTATCCCGAAAAGCCGGGTCCGTTCAATATCGAGCTGTTCGGCGGCTCGCCCGACGACAACAACGCCTTCTTCTTCTACGACGGCGCCATGAGCGTGCTGCAGCCGCTGATCGACAAGGGCGTGCTGGTGGTGAAGTCCGGCCAGATGGGCATGCAGAAGGTCGGAACGCTGCGCTGGGATGCCGCCGTTGCCCAGGCCCGTATGGACAACATCCTGTCGGCCAACTACTCGGACGGCAGCCGCGTCGATGCCGTTCTGGCCCCCTATGACGGCCTGTCGCGCGGCATCATCTCGTCGCTGCGCGGCGTCGGCTACGGCACTGCGGACCAGCCGTGGCCGATCATCTCCGGCCAGGACGCCGAGACGCCTTCGGTCAAGGCGATCATCGCCGGTGAACAGTACTCGACCGTGTTCAAGGATACGCGCGAGCTCGCCAAGGTGACCGCAAATCTGGTGGACGCCGCACTTGCCGGCGGCAAGCCGGAGATCAACGACGAGAAGACCTACAACAACGGCGTCAAGGTGGTCCCGTCCTACCTGCTCGAGCCGGTGTCGGTCGACAAGTCGAACTACGAGGAAATCGTGGTCAAGTCGGGCTACATCAAGGCCGACGACCTGAAGTGA
- a CDS encoding LysR family transcriptional regulator codes for MVDLATDARVPGAHVRLNESETLLRSGLKLRHMRMVVALDDHGQISAAAQLMNMSQPAASRMIAEIEGIIGVDICERLPRGVRLTSYGAALARRGRAILLEMQQVDREISDLKSGKGGSVAMGAVTAPAIELAVPAIRKIRERYPRVEISVQVETSAVLARELLASRHDFIIARIPDDLDPRLFDSRIIGVEKACLIARRGHPLTSGGTVDLERLAEYDWVFQPGGSLLRQTMQGIFMSRNVRMPDRVLNTSSLLLTLVMVAQTDAIAPIAIEVADFVNSKNGLAGSIEVVPIPFEINVQPYSLITVRGRTLSPTAQLLHDHILREIA; via the coding sequence ATGGTCGATCTCGCCACTGACGCCAGAGTGCCCGGCGCCCATGTGCGGCTGAACGAGAGTGAGACGCTGCTGCGCAGCGGCCTCAAGCTCAGGCACATGCGCATGGTCGTGGCACTCGACGACCACGGACAGATCAGCGCCGCAGCCCAGCTCATGAACATGTCGCAGCCGGCCGCCTCGCGGATGATCGCGGAGATCGAGGGCATCATCGGCGTCGACATCTGCGAAAGGCTGCCGCGCGGCGTGAGACTCACCTCCTATGGTGCCGCGCTCGCCCGTCGCGGCCGCGCCATCCTGCTCGAGATGCAGCAGGTCGACCGCGAGATTTCCGATCTCAAATCGGGCAAGGGCGGCTCGGTTGCGATGGGTGCGGTGACGGCGCCGGCGATCGAACTGGCGGTGCCGGCGATCCGCAAGATCCGCGAGCGCTATCCCCGCGTCGAAATCAGCGTCCAGGTCGAAACAAGTGCGGTCCTGGCCCGCGAGCTGCTCGCTTCGCGCCACGACTTCATCATCGCCCGCATTCCCGACGATCTCGATCCACGCTTGTTCGACAGCCGCATCATCGGCGTCGAAAAGGCCTGTCTGATCGCCCGGCGCGGCCACCCTCTCACTTCAGGCGGCACCGTCGACCTGGAAAGGCTCGCCGAATACGATTGGGTGTTCCAGCCGGGCGGCTCGCTGTTGCGCCAGACCATGCAGGGCATCTTCATGAGCCGCAACGTGCGCATGCCCGACCGCGTCCTCAACACCAGTTCGCTGCTGCTCACCCTGGTCATGGTGGCGCAAACCGACGCCATCGCGCCCATTGCCATCGAGGTCGCCGATTTCGTCAACAGCAAGAACGGCCTCGCCGGGTCGATCGAGGTCGTGCCGATCCCGTTCGAGATCAACGTCCAGCCCTACAGCCTGATCACCGTCCGCGGCCGCACGCTCTCGCCCACCGCGCAGCTGCTGCACGATCACATCCTGCGCGAGATCGCGTAG
- a CDS encoding serine hydrolase produces the protein MTTSTAFERMFGFARKDLSLGNWREQPFNRWAFQNVAEMVTSTRIAAREGNLEAAPVDFGGLLGETVEINGKSETVADFLARSSTDALTVMKKGRFVGDWFAPTMKPDARHIIFSISKSLTAILAGALEGEGKLDPNAPVTDYVPEAKGSVYANASVRHVLDMTVALDFEEAYLDPESLFARYRRATMWNPGGGAESLREFLVTLQQLNEPHGQTFRYRSPNSDLLGIIVERASGQRYADLMSDRLWKPLGAKRDGFVTVDKEGSARAAGGVSMAVRDLARVGEMMRQGGTSEGGRIVPQAWVEDTIHGGDAAAWQRGDMTNLFAGGRYRNKWYQSGNAAQAYCGIGIHGQWLYVDPKAEVVIAKMSSQALPVDDPLDLDNVAFFEALCTRV, from the coding sequence ATGACGACTTCCACCGCGTTCGAGCGCATGTTCGGCTTCGCCCGCAAGGATCTGAGCCTGGGCAACTGGCGCGAGCAGCCTTTCAACCGCTGGGCCTTCCAGAATGTCGCGGAGATGGTGACCAGCACGCGGATCGCGGCGCGCGAAGGCAATCTCGAGGCCGCCCCGGTCGATTTCGGCGGCCTCCTCGGCGAGACGGTCGAGATCAACGGCAAGAGCGAGACGGTCGCCGATTTCCTCGCACGCTCGTCGACCGACGCGCTGACCGTGATGAAGAAGGGGCGCTTCGTCGGCGACTGGTTCGCGCCGACCATGAAGCCAGATGCACGTCACATCATCTTCTCGATCTCGAAGTCGCTGACGGCGATCCTCGCCGGCGCGCTGGAGGGCGAAGGCAAGCTCGATCCGAACGCGCCGGTGACCGACTACGTGCCGGAGGCCAAGGGCTCTGTCTATGCCAATGCCAGCGTGCGGCATGTGCTCGACATGACCGTCGCGCTCGACTTCGAGGAAGCCTATCTCGACCCCGAGAGCCTGTTTGCGCGTTATCGCCGCGCCACGATGTGGAACCCCGGCGGCGGGGCGGAGTCGCTGCGAGAATTCCTCGTCACGCTGCAGCAGCTGAACGAACCGCACGGCCAGACCTTCCGCTACCGCTCGCCCAACTCCGACCTGCTCGGCATCATCGTCGAGCGTGCATCGGGCCAGCGCTACGCCGACCTCATGTCCGACAGGCTGTGGAAGCCGCTGGGCGCCAAGCGCGACGGCTTCGTCACCGTCGACAAGGAGGGCTCGGCGCGCGCGGCCGGCGGCGTGTCGATGGCGGTGCGCGACCTTGCCCGCGTCGGCGAGATGATGCGCCAGGGAGGTACGTCGGAAGGCGGGCGCATCGTGCCGCAGGCCTGGGTCGAGGATACGATCCATGGCGGCGATGCGGCCGCCTGGCAGCGCGGCGACATGACCAACCTGTTCGCCGGCGGCCGCTATCGCAACAAGTGGTACCAGAGCGGCAATGCTGCCCAAGCCTATTGCGGCATCGGCATCCACGGCCAGTGGCTCTATGTCGACCCGAAGGCAGAGGTGGTCATCGCCAAGATGTCGTCGCAGGCGCTGCCGGTGGACGATCCGCTCGACCTCGACAATGTGGCCTTCTTCGAGGCGCTGTGCACGAGAGTTTGA
- a CDS encoding serine hydrolase: MSSYRNSENVPPIMQGSPPAMPVPKAAWDMPPWNRWAFQHVREMVPTVEVWRGEGPVRALPRAEIDLDQLAVTDSEGRATTLSGLLDETYTDGLLVLKDGKIAYERYYNGMTPRTPHLSQSVAKSVTGSVFGILAGRGIVDPRKLVTDYLPELAATGWNGATVQHVLDMTTGVRFSEAYTDPYSDIGQVDVACGWKPVPSGTDPGFQWPKHVFELIQRLTGTTRPHGAAFEYRSIETDVLAFIMERATGKRLAQLVSEELWQKIGAEESAYFTVDSAGYALADGGFNATLRDYARFGQTILENGAGIVPADWIAETRNGVHGPNYSASMPEGSYRNQFWIEDPRSRALMCRGVFGQLIHIDWDSRMVTVKLSTWPEFTSVAYSVATLKAIHAISAALA; this comes from the coding sequence ATGAGCTCGTACCGCAACAGCGAAAACGTGCCTCCGATCATGCAGGGCTCGCCGCCCGCAATGCCCGTGCCGAAGGCGGCATGGGACATGCCGCCATGGAATCGCTGGGCCTTCCAGCATGTGCGCGAGATGGTGCCGACGGTCGAGGTGTGGCGCGGCGAAGGCCCGGTGCGCGCCTTGCCGCGTGCGGAGATCGATCTCGACCAGCTCGCTGTGACCGACAGCGAGGGCAGGGCAACGACGCTGTCGGGCCTGCTCGATGAGACTTACACCGACGGCCTCCTGGTGCTCAAGGACGGCAAGATCGCCTATGAGCGCTACTACAACGGCATGACGCCGCGCACGCCGCATCTGTCGCAATCGGTGGCAAAGTCGGTGACGGGTAGCGTGTTCGGTATCCTCGCCGGACGAGGCATCGTCGACCCCAGGAAGCTGGTGACCGACTATCTGCCGGAGCTTGCAGCGACCGGCTGGAACGGAGCCACCGTCCAGCACGTGCTCGACATGACCACGGGCGTGCGCTTCAGCGAAGCCTACACCGATCCCTATTCCGACATCGGCCAGGTCGATGTCGCCTGCGGCTGGAAGCCGGTTCCATCAGGGACCGATCCCGGCTTCCAGTGGCCGAAACATGTGTTCGAATTGATCCAGCGGCTGACAGGCACCACGCGCCCGCATGGCGCTGCCTTCGAATACCGCTCGATCGAAACCGACGTGCTTGCCTTCATCATGGAGCGGGCGACCGGCAAGCGGCTGGCGCAGCTGGTGTCCGAAGAGCTGTGGCAGAAGATCGGCGCCGAGGAGAGCGCCTATTTCACCGTCGACAGCGCCGGCTATGCGCTGGCCGACGGCGGCTTCAACGCGACGCTGCGCGACTATGCGCGCTTCGGCCAGACGATTCTCGAAAACGGCGCCGGCATCGTTCCAGCCGACTGGATCGCCGAAACGCGCAATGGCGTGCACGGCCCCAACTACAGCGCCTCGATGCCCGAGGGCAGCTACCGCAACCAGTTCTGGATCGAGGACCCGCGCTCACGCGCCTTGATGTGCCGAGGTGTGTTCGGGCAGCTGATCCATATCGACTGGGACAGCCGCATGGTGACGGTGAAGCTGTCGACCTGGCCCGAATTCACGTCCGTCGCCTATTCGGTGGCGACGCTCAAGGCCATCCACGCGATATCAGCTGCGCTCGCCTGA